A single genomic interval of Comamonas sp. 26 harbors:
- a CDS encoding response regulator: protein MTTLPPMSTHQLLMIEDDVRLAQMVSDYLGNNGLEVTHKADGKSGLDQLQPADGGSAEQPDLVILDLMLPDMDGLEVCRRIRSMPGAAAQVPVLMLTAKGDPMDRIIGLELGADDYLPKPFEPRELLARIRAILRRKGSESQAAPSTAVMRFGALEIDRDARTVSVGEQVADLTSYQFDLLVALAERAGRVLTRDQIMEAVRGRELEAFDRSIDVHMGRIRAAIEADPKAPKRILTVRGVGYVFAKQQD, encoded by the coding sequence ATGACTACACTGCCCCCTATGAGCACGCACCAACTTCTGATGATTGAGGACGACGTTCGCCTGGCGCAAATGGTGAGCGACTATCTGGGCAATAACGGCCTGGAAGTGACCCATAAGGCTGACGGCAAAAGCGGTCTGGACCAGCTGCAGCCAGCAGATGGCGGGTCGGCGGAGCAGCCGGACCTGGTGATCCTGGATTTGATGCTGCCTGACATGGACGGCCTCGAAGTCTGCCGCCGCATCCGTTCCATGCCCGGCGCAGCCGCTCAGGTTCCCGTACTGATGCTGACCGCCAAGGGCGACCCCATGGACCGCATCATCGGCCTAGAACTTGGCGCTGATGATTACCTGCCAAAACCCTTTGAGCCGCGCGAGCTGCTGGCCCGCATTCGCGCCATCTTGCGCCGCAAAGGCAGTGAAAGTCAGGCTGCGCCATCGACGGCTGTAATGCGCTTTGGAGCCCTTGAAATTGACCGCGATGCACGTACCGTTTCAGTCGGTGAGCAGGTGGCCGATCTCACCTCCTACCAGTTCGATTTGCTGGTAGCGCTGGCTGAACGCGCAGGCCGCGTGCTGACGCGCGACCAGATCATGGAAGCCGTGCGCGGCCGAGAGCTGGAAGCCTTTGACCGCTCTATCGACGTGCACATGGGGCGTATTCGTGCCGCGATTGAAGCGGACCCCAAAGCCCCCAAACGCATTTTGACGGTGCGTGGTGTGGGCTATGTCTTCGCTAAACAGCAGGATTGA
- a CDS encoding HAMP domain-containing sensor histidine kinase — protein MKLLHVFSQRLYLRIWLAVVIGVAVLTLCVAWAWNIAEEQRVQNSAAAPSREMAVRGPDGDVLIEGRGNRISGSPVDGVRFEIAAKDGQTYELWMAPREWRDGRPPPRDGAVAFWLRPPFGFLWMLGLVGVAVIVGVFPIIRRLLKRLENLQRGVKRFGEGDLSVRVPEHGHDEVADLAHQFNAAAERIETLMTSHKSLLANASHELRSPLTRIRMGLEFMGNDPASARAKVEIQRNITELDQLVDEILLASRLDSSEVDVGTVECVDLIGLCAEECARIDADLDMQADGPLEVQGIAKLLRRAVRNLLENARRYSAGEITLSLAKQGNMALICVADHGPGVPEAQRERIFEKFYRLPGASERSGGVGLGLSLVRSIAERHGGTVRCEDRQDGGKGARFVISLPLV, from the coding sequence ATGAAGCTGCTGCATGTTTTCTCTCAGCGTCTGTACCTGCGCATCTGGCTGGCCGTTGTGATCGGTGTGGCCGTGCTGACGCTGTGCGTGGCATGGGCCTGGAATATCGCCGAAGAGCAGCGCGTGCAGAACAGCGCTGCGGCACCATCGCGTGAAATGGCGGTGCGTGGCCCTGATGGTGATGTGCTGATTGAAGGGCGTGGCAACCGCATTTCCGGCTCGCCAGTGGATGGTGTGCGCTTTGAGATCGCCGCCAAAGATGGGCAAACCTATGAGCTTTGGATGGCCCCACGCGAATGGCGCGACGGCCGCCCGCCGCCGCGTGATGGTGCTGTTGCGTTCTGGTTGCGCCCGCCCTTTGGCTTTTTGTGGATGCTGGGGCTGGTGGGCGTTGCCGTGATCGTGGGCGTGTTCCCTATCATTCGCCGCTTGCTCAAGCGCCTTGAAAACCTGCAGCGCGGCGTGAAGCGTTTTGGTGAGGGTGATCTATCGGTGCGCGTTCCAGAGCACGGCCATGATGAAGTTGCGGATCTGGCCCACCAATTCAACGCGGCTGCCGAGCGCATCGAAACCTTGATGACATCGCACAAATCCTTGCTGGCCAACGCTTCGCACGAGCTGCGCTCGCCGCTGACGCGTATCCGCATGGGGCTGGAATTCATGGGCAATGACCCGGCCAGTGCTCGTGCCAAGGTCGAAATTCAGCGCAATATCACCGAGCTGGATCAACTGGTCGATGAGATCTTGCTGGCCAGCCGGCTGGACTCTAGCGAGGTGGATGTGGGTACGGTGGAGTGCGTCGATTTGATCGGCCTTTGCGCCGAAGAGTGCGCGCGCATTGATGCGGATCTAGACATGCAAGCCGACGGCCCGCTGGAGGTGCAAGGCATTGCCAAACTGCTGCGCCGCGCGGTGCGCAATCTGCTGGAAAACGCCCGCCGTTACAGCGCTGGTGAGATCACGCTGTCGCTCGCCAAGCAGGGCAATATGGCGCTGATTTGTGTCGCAGATCACGGACCTGGCGTGCCCGAGGCGCAGCGTGAGCGCATTTTCGAGAAGTTTTACCGTTTGCCCGGCGCCAGCGAGCGATCTGGCGGGGTGGGTCTGGGTCTGTCGCTGGTACGCTCGATTGCAGAGCGCCATGGCGGTACTGTGCGCTGTGAAGATCGACAGGATGGCGGTAAAGGCGCACGCTTTGTAATTTCGCTGCCGCTGGTTTAA
- a CDS encoding AraC family transcriptional regulator translates to MSRDTAPLRPVLDQAQASVRSYHGEHQAHAHGYAQILFALQGRMELEVAGRPTFVDSACGMVIPAGTDHGYLAQPQTQILVIDAPVAHGLDKLRRFAVPPPLRYPQSSLSAAAQMALVLQAPTLLQRRGLDLQCLQYQVQATLHENWPTARLAALMHLSVAQFHARFVELTGHTPQNWLRGLRLDAAVQQLKQGAALEATALRCGYASASALVYALRRERGVTSRQLREQR, encoded by the coding sequence ATGAGCCGTGACACCGCACCTCTACGACCTGTGCTTGATCAAGCACAGGCCTCGGTGCGCAGCTATCACGGCGAGCATCAGGCCCATGCCCATGGCTATGCGCAGATTCTGTTTGCACTGCAAGGCCGCATGGAACTGGAGGTAGCTGGCAGGCCAACCTTTGTCGACAGCGCCTGCGGCATGGTCATCCCTGCGGGCACCGACCATGGTTATCTGGCGCAGCCGCAAACTCAGATACTGGTAATTGATGCCCCCGTGGCGCATGGACTCGATAAGCTGCGCCGCTTTGCCGTACCGCCGCCGCTGCGCTATCCCCAGTCCAGCCTGTCTGCCGCTGCACAAATGGCGCTGGTGCTGCAAGCCCCAACGCTGCTGCAACGCCGCGGGCTGGACTTGCAATGCTTGCAATACCAAGTGCAGGCCACATTGCATGAAAACTGGCCCACTGCGCGACTGGCAGCCTTGATGCATTTGAGCGTGGCCCAGTTCCATGCCCGCTTTGTAGAACTGACAGGCCACACACCGCAAAACTGGCTGCGCGGCCTGCGCCTTGATGCGGCAGTGCAGCAACTCAAGCAAGGCGCTGCGCTGGAGGCCACGGCGCTGCGCTGTGGCTATGCATCGGCCAGCGCATTGGTCTACGCTCTGCGGCGCGAGCGTGGCGTGACGTCGCGCCAGCTGCGTGAGCAGCGCTGA
- a CDS encoding MFS transporter produces the protein MVASAPAHGQPIMPTALKNQTMTESTKTSSNLSDITPTATPEPKRSWGQALKVYVQPTSLRMLALGFSAGLPLLLVLGTLSFWLREAGIDRSTIGFLSWVGLAYAFKWVWSPLVDRLPLPIATRLLGRRRSWLLFSQLLIVAGLLGMSFMDPKQALQPLVICAVLVAFGSATQDIALDAYRIESAKVDDQAALAATYQTGYRLAMIWAGAGVLWVASKVQGDVQGYVVQAWHVAYTAMAASMLVGMITVLLSPEPEARPMAPARNASEWIQGALIAPFSDFIGRYRWQALLLLALIGLYRVSDVVMGIMANPFYVDMGYTKEEVAAVTKVFGVIMTLVGGFVGGTMAVRWGVMRVLMLGAVLSAGTNLLFAWLATRGHDVSALVWVVSADNLAGGIASAAFIAYLSGLTNVQYSATQYALFSSMMLLAPKWLAGYSGVFVDAFGYQAFFHTTALMGFPVLLLIYLASRVKMGSVV, from the coding sequence ATGGTAGCTTCTGCCCCTGCGCACGGGCAACCGATAATGCCCACAGCCTTAAAGAATCAGACCATGACCGAGTCGACCAAAACAAGCAGCAACCTCTCCGACATCACCCCCACGGCAACGCCAGAGCCCAAGCGCAGCTGGGGCCAGGCCCTGAAGGTCTATGTACAGCCCACCAGCTTGCGCATGCTGGCTTTGGGCTTCTCGGCCGGGCTGCCACTGCTGCTGGTGCTAGGTACTTTGAGCTTCTGGCTGCGTGAGGCCGGTATTGACCGCAGCACGATTGGCTTTTTGAGCTGGGTTGGGCTGGCTTATGCCTTCAAGTGGGTCTGGTCACCCCTGGTGGACAGGCTGCCCCTGCCTATCGCGACAAGACTGCTGGGCCGGCGCCGCAGCTGGCTGCTGTTTTCGCAGCTGCTGATTGTTGCGGGACTGCTGGGCATGTCCTTTATGGACCCCAAGCAGGCTTTGCAGCCGCTGGTGATCTGCGCGGTGCTGGTGGCTTTTGGTTCGGCTACGCAAGACATTGCCCTTGATGCCTACCGCATCGAGTCTGCCAAGGTGGACGATCAGGCCGCGCTGGCCGCCACCTACCAGACCGGTTATCGCCTGGCCATGATATGGGCCGGTGCGGGTGTGCTGTGGGTTGCCTCCAAGGTGCAGGGCGATGTGCAGGGCTATGTGGTGCAGGCCTGGCATGTGGCCTATACGGCCATGGCGGCCAGCATGCTGGTGGGCATGATTACGGTGCTGCTCTCGCCAGAGCCTGAGGCCCGCCCCATGGCCCCTGCGCGCAATGCATCGGAGTGGATTCAAGGTGCGCTGATTGCGCCGTTTTCTGACTTTATTGGCCGCTACCGCTGGCAGGCGCTGCTGCTGCTGGCGTTGATTGGCCTGTATCGTGTGAGTGACGTGGTCATGGGCATCATGGCCAATCCCTTCTATGTTGACATGGGCTACACCAAGGAAGAAGTGGCTGCCGTGACCAAGGTGTTCGGCGTCATCATGACGCTGGTGGGCGGTTTTGTCGGTGGCACCATGGCCGTGCGCTGGGGCGTGATGCGCGTGCTGATGCTGGGCGCGGTGCTGTCGGCTGGAACCAACCTGCTGTTTGCCTGGTTGGCTACGCGTGGCCACGATGTATCGGCACTGGTCTGGGTGGTCAGTGCAGACAACCTAGCGGGTGGTATTGCCTCGGCGGCCTTCATCGCCTATCTCTCGGGTCTGACCAATGTGCAGTACTCGGCTACGCAATACGCGCTGTTCAGCTCCATGATGCTGTTGGCGCCCAAGTGGCTGGCCGGCTACTCCGGCGTGTTTGTAGATGCCTTTGGTTACCAGGCATTCTTCCACACCACGGCGCTGATGGGCTTCCCTGTGCTGTTGCTGATCTATCTGGCATCCAGGGTAAAAATGGGTTCTGTCGTTTGA